Proteins found in one Actinokineospora alba genomic segment:
- a CDS encoding PadR family transcriptional regulator produces the protein MSSRSHRPSPLALVLLVLLAEQPMHPYRMRELIKERAKDRVANVAQRNSVYQTVERLDRVGLIRVRNTARDEGRPERTVYELTEEGSRTVVEWLRELLSTPATEFPAFPAALASMLIMEPTEVAECLRTRADALERSLDAALAEVTGLPRIFGLEEEYAQAVGRAELAWLRSVLTDFESGELTWSHEKLLSYAAGLTD, from the coding sequence ATGTCGAGCCGGTCGCACCGCCCATCGCCGCTGGCCCTCGTCCTGCTGGTCCTCCTGGCCGAGCAGCCCATGCACCCGTACCGGATGCGTGAGCTGATCAAGGAGCGGGCCAAGGACCGGGTCGCCAACGTCGCGCAGCGCAACAGCGTCTACCAGACCGTCGAGCGCCTCGACCGGGTCGGACTCATCCGCGTCCGCAACACCGCCCGCGACGAGGGTCGCCCTGAGCGCACGGTCTACGAGCTGACCGAAGAGGGCTCGCGCACGGTCGTCGAGTGGCTGCGCGAGTTGCTGAGCACACCCGCGACCGAGTTCCCCGCCTTCCCCGCCGCGCTGGCGTCGATGCTGATCATGGAGCCGACCGAGGTCGCCGAGTGCCTTCGGACCCGCGCGGACGCCCTGGAGCGGTCACTGGACGCGGCCCTGGCGGAGGTCACCGGGCTGCCGCGGATCTTCGGGCTGGAGGAGGAGTACGCGCAGGCCGTCGGCCGCGCCGAACTCGCGTGGCTGCGCTCGGTCCTGACGGACTTCGAGAGCGGCGAACTGACCTGGTCCCACGAGAAGTTGCTCTCCTATGCGGCGGGTCTGACTGACTAA
- a CDS encoding FAD-dependent oxidoreductase, which translates to MTSPVLIIGGGIAGPVTAMALREAGIDSTVYEAYDQAADGVGAFLGLAPNGLHALRVLGLDELVRSAGFDSPGLRLTLSGGRTLLETSFTGTRADALPPITIKRADLYATLRDEAVRRGIDLVYGKRLVDAVSSGTGVVARFADGTTAEGDLLIGADGLQSRVRQLIDPTSPAPRYVPFLNTGGFAEGVRVDVPVGLTQMMFGRRAFFGYTPAPDGSVWWFANPAQRQELSRAELDAITSEQWRARLLDLFDGDDPVASELIRATPVIPPCWATYDFPSAPRWHRDRMLIIGDAAHATSPSSGQGASMALEDAVELARCLRDLPDHTRAFTAYEGFRRERVERIVATGKRNGSQKGLGRIGRMLLPVIFKVLPKPDLNWMYDYRSPWDTRVTV; encoded by the coding sequence ATGACCTCACCTGTTCTGATCATCGGCGGAGGCATCGCCGGTCCCGTGACCGCGATGGCGCTCCGCGAAGCAGGAATCGACTCGACCGTCTACGAGGCCTACGACCAGGCCGCCGATGGTGTCGGCGCGTTCCTCGGCCTGGCACCCAACGGATTGCACGCGCTGCGCGTGCTCGGCCTGGACGAGCTGGTGCGCTCCGCCGGGTTCGACAGCCCTGGCCTGCGGCTCACCCTCAGCGGTGGTCGAACGCTGCTGGAGACGTCGTTCACCGGCACCCGCGCGGACGCGCTGCCGCCGATTACGATCAAGCGCGCCGACCTCTACGCGACCCTGCGCGACGAGGCCGTCCGCCGCGGGATCGACCTCGTCTACGGCAAACGCCTGGTCGACGCGGTGTCGAGCGGCACCGGCGTCGTCGCGCGGTTCGCCGACGGCACGACCGCCGAGGGCGACCTGCTCATCGGCGCCGACGGCCTGCAGTCGCGGGTCCGACAGCTCATCGACCCGACCTCGCCCGCACCCCGCTACGTGCCGTTCCTCAACACCGGCGGCTTCGCCGAGGGCGTGCGCGTGGACGTGCCCGTCGGGTTGACCCAGATGATGTTCGGCAGGCGCGCGTTCTTCGGCTACACCCCCGCGCCCGACGGCTCGGTCTGGTGGTTCGCCAACCCCGCGCAGCGCCAGGAACTCTCCCGCGCCGAACTGGACGCGATCACCTCCGAGCAGTGGCGCGCCCGGCTGTTGGACCTGTTCGACGGCGACGACCCGGTGGCGTCGGAGCTGATCAGGGCCACCCCGGTGATCCCGCCGTGCTGGGCGACCTACGACTTCCCCTCGGCGCCGCGCTGGCACCGCGACCGAATGCTGATCATCGGCGACGCCGCGCACGCGACCTCACCGTCGTCCGGCCAGGGCGCGTCGATGGCCTTGGAGGACGCCGTGGAGTTGGCCCGCTGCCTGCGTGACCTCCCCGACCACACCCGCGCTTTCACCGCCTACGAGGGTTTCCGGCGCGAACGGGTCGAGCGGATCGTGGCCACGGGCAAGCGCAACGGGTCGCAGAAGGGGCTCGGCCGGATCGGCCGGATGCTGCTGCCGGTGATCTTCAAGGTGTTGCCCAAGCCGGACCTGAACTGGATGTACGACTACCGCTCGCCGTGGGACACCCGAGTCACAGTCTGA
- a CDS encoding N-acetylmuramoyl-L-alanine amidase → MVTIPGANAAQPTRAPKLPSIQTADLPASPPVKAKAATLAAKSGKTTAPGVREVAPDGGFSMVGLKWSGAAPEVMEVRWRTDGTWSDWQENEPAEGGRDGKPVVTTEPIWTGRADRVQVRATRAGADATDALTVVAVDPGESPNDSLIASVNAVPDRPTLVTRAQWGADESIMNWTPEYVDDIKGVTIHHTAQTNNYTCADSAAMVRSVYQFHTVAQGYGDIGYNVLVDKCGIFFEGRSGGQRYPVVAGHAYGFNRHTFGISIIGDHTTTPPTDVTLESVATMAAWKMGNGYIDPAGTITLTSGAGTDKAKYPIGKQATLPKIFGHRDVVFTECPGTTAYNKLDTIRARVTALMGDWQASPIHQKWQALGTTSIGPVYGVEQSEAGGGRSTEFKQGVSTIAYRSDVGAHLVSGAINAKFRELGGFAKLGYPTNDESGTTDGQGRFNHFTGNASIYYTPTTGAHAVLGPIRDTWNSLGAEKSFLGYPTTDEETIDGGRRANFQGGTVLISNSTGKITIYRKYTGTTAVRR, encoded by the coding sequence TTGGTCACCATTCCGGGCGCGAACGCCGCGCAGCCCACCCGGGCGCCGAAGCTGCCGTCGATCCAGACGGCCGACCTGCCCGCGAGTCCCCCGGTCAAGGCGAAGGCCGCGACCTTGGCCGCGAAGTCCGGCAAGACCACGGCGCCAGGTGTGCGTGAGGTGGCGCCGGACGGCGGGTTCTCGATGGTGGGGCTCAAGTGGAGCGGCGCGGCTCCCGAGGTGATGGAGGTGCGCTGGCGCACGGACGGCACCTGGAGCGATTGGCAGGAGAACGAGCCCGCCGAGGGCGGACGCGACGGCAAGCCGGTCGTCACCACAGAGCCGATCTGGACCGGGCGGGCCGATCGGGTGCAGGTGCGGGCCACCCGCGCGGGCGCGGACGCGACCGACGCGCTGACAGTGGTGGCCGTCGACCCGGGCGAGTCGCCGAACGACTCGCTCATCGCGAGCGTCAACGCCGTCCCGGACAGGCCGACCCTGGTCACCCGCGCGCAGTGGGGCGCGGATGAGTCCATCATGAACTGGACGCCGGAGTACGTCGACGACATCAAGGGCGTCACGATCCACCACACCGCGCAGACCAACAACTACACCTGCGCCGATTCCGCGGCGATGGTCCGCTCGGTCTACCAGTTCCACACCGTCGCCCAGGGCTACGGCGACATCGGCTACAACGTGCTCGTCGACAAGTGCGGCATCTTCTTCGAAGGCCGCTCGGGCGGCCAGCGCTACCCGGTGGTCGCAGGGCATGCGTACGGCTTCAACCGGCACACCTTCGGCATCTCGATCATCGGCGACCACACGACCACCCCGCCCACGGATGTCACGCTGGAATCGGTCGCGACCATGGCGGCGTGGAAAATGGGCAACGGCTACATCGACCCTGCGGGCACGATCACGCTGACCAGCGGCGCGGGCACGGACAAGGCCAAGTACCCGATCGGCAAGCAGGCGACCCTGCCAAAGATCTTCGGCCACCGGGATGTCGTCTTCACCGAATGCCCCGGCACCACGGCGTACAACAAGCTCGACACCATCCGAGCTCGGGTCACCGCGCTGATGGGTGACTGGCAGGCCAGCCCGATCCACCAGAAGTGGCAGGCACTGGGCACGACCTCCATCGGCCCGGTCTACGGCGTCGAGCAGTCGGAGGCGGGCGGCGGGCGGTCCACCGAGTTCAAGCAAGGCGTGTCGACCATCGCCTACCGCTCCGACGTGGGCGCCCACCTGGTGAGCGGCGCGATCAACGCCAAGTTCCGGGAACTGGGCGGATTCGCCAAACTCGGCTACCCGACGAACGACGAGTCAGGCACCACCGACGGCCAGGGCCGCTTCAACCATTTCACCGGCAACGCGTCGATCTACTACACACCGACGACCGGCGCACACGCGGTGCTCGGCCCGATCCGCGACACCTGGAACTCCCTGGGCGCGGAAAAGTCGTTCCTCGGCTACCCCACCACCGACGAGGAAACCATCGACGGCGGGCGACGGGCCAACTTCCAGGGCGGCACCGTCCTCATCAGCAACAGCACCGGCAAGATCACGATCTACCGCAAGTACACCGGCACCACAGCGGTCCGCCGCTGA